CCGCGGTGAACGCTACCGGCGGTCGTCGTCGAGCCCCGGAAGACGACCTCATCGGGTGACGAGGTGGACCCGTTTCCTGCTGCCGGTTCCCGGTGATCCGTCATTAGGCTGCGGTTCTCCACCGTTCGGATCGGCGACGGAAGAGGTACCGCCATGCCGGATCAGGTCCTGCACGACAACATCGACCGGGTCTTCGCGATCCTCGACGCGGATGGCGACGGCGGGGTCCGCAAGGACGACTTCACCTCGATGGGTCGCGGGGTCGCGCGGGAGTTCGGGCTGGACGAGGACTCGCCGCGGTCCCGTCGCCTGGTCGAGGGTTACGAGGCGGTGTGGGACTACCTCTGCGGCGCGGACCTCGACGTCGACGGCGTGGTCAGCCCGGCCGAGTTCCGCGAGGCCCACACCTCGGGGCGGGTGACGACCGAGGTGCTCGTGGAGAAGTGGGAATCGGCGTCGCGGCAGAGCTTCGAGGCGGCCGACGCCGACGGCGACGGCCACATCGACCTCGACGGGTTCGCCGGGATCTACCGCGGAGCCGGAATCCCCGACCGGGCCGTCGCCGAGGCCGCGTTCGGCGCCATGGACGCCAACGCCGACGGCCGCGTGGACTGGACCGAGCTGTCCGCGCACGTGCGCGGCCTGTTCACCGCGACCGACGACTCCGCCAAGGGCGCCCACATGGTCAGCGGCGGCTGACCACGACCGCCGGGGCAGCGGACCGGTCAGACCTCACCGCAGCACACGCGCGCCGCCCACTCCGGCTCGTGCCACCAGTGCTCCGGATCGGACACCACGGCGTGGTCGTGCGACCGCGTCGCGGCGGCGGGCCGCGACGCGCGGAACGGGGCGAGCAGGTCCTCGACCCGGTGCACGACCCCACCGAGCACCACCTGGCGAACCGCCGCGGCGGCGCGGATGTCCACCAGCGGGTTGCCCGCCACGAGCGCGATGTCCGCGTACGCGCCCGGCCGCAGGGTGCCCACCCGGCCGGTCAACCCCAACCAGGCCGCCGGGTTGCGCGTCGCCGTGGTCAACGCCTCCAGCGGCGTGAAGCCGTAGGCCACCATCGCCCGCAGGTTCTGGTGCGTCGCCGTCGCCACGGCGTCGAGCGGGGCGTCCGTGCCGCAGATCACCAGACCACCGCCGCGGTGCACCCGCAGCACCATGTCCACCCAGCCCGCGAGCACGTCCCGGGAGTACGGCGACGCCGGCGTGCCCGCGGCCTCCGCCTCCGCGACGTACCGCTCGTACTCCCACGGTGGGAACAGCACGCGCGTGCGCTCGTCGGTCACCAGGGACTTGTCGTCGGCGTAGAGCGCGCGGGCCTGGAACAACGTCGGGGTCACCGACATGCCGGAGCGCACGAACAGCTCCACCACGTCCCGGTAGGCCCGACCGGTGCGGCTCACCGTGTGCGAGTAACCGAGCCGGTTCGTCGCCCCGACGTGCTCCATGCCGTCCATGCCGATGGCCGCCGCCGGGTACAGGTAGTGCGACGACAGCGGGACACCCGCCCGGTGCGCGGCCCGTGCCGCCTCCCGCTGGAGCTCCACGGGCAACCGCACGTACGTCTTCACCATGTCGTAGTCGAGTTCGAGCGCCCGCTTCAACTCCAGGTCGAGCTGCGCGCGCGACAGCGTGGGCCGCATGAAGTTGTAGTAGACGCGCGACCCGTCGATCGCCTCGCCCGTGCCGAAGAACCGCGGCCCCAGCAGGGCGCCCGAAGCCAGGGCCTCCCTGGTCTCCAGCATCTGGTACACCGGATCACCCGGTGAACGGGTCGTGGTGATGCCGTAGGCGAGCCACGCCCTCCCCTGCCGGGCGCCCCACTGGCGCCCCCGCAGGTGCCAGTGGTTGTGGGCGTCGACCAACCCGGGCATGGCCACGAGGTCCCGCGCGTCCACCACCCGCTCCCCCGCCGCCGCGCGGTGCGGCCGGATCTCCTCCACCCGACCGTCCGCCACGACGATGTCGACGTCGTGGCGCAGGTCGCCGCCCTCCCCGTCCCACACCGCACCGGCGTGGACGATCGTGCGCCGCGGCGGCCTCGGCCTGCGCCAGGAGAAGTCGAGGCGGATCGTGCGGGGCGCCCCGCCGTCGAGGGGCACCCGGCGCAACACCCCGTTGTGGAGGTGCACGAGGGCCTCCGACCCGCACCAGGCGAGCGAGTCGGTCACCTCCCGCGTCACCTGCCGCGGGTCACCGAGGAAGCGGCCCGCCGCGTCCACCGCGACGACCCACGCGACGCTCTCCACGACGAACGCCAGGTGCCTGCCGTCCGGCGACCACACCGGCCCGTCGTCACCCCGCGTCGCGATCGACCGGAACGGCATGGGCTCGGTGTAGCGCAACTCGCCGTCGGCGAGGCGCACCGTGAGGATTTGGCTGGTGCCCTCGCGGAAGCGGCGGGAGAACGGCTTGACCGCGGCCAGCGCGATCACCGCCCCGTCGGCCGACCACGTGGGCCTGCCGGGCATGAACAACGCGGGCGTGACCTGCCTCCGGCTCCCCCCGGCGACGTCGAGCACCCACACCGCGCCGTCCTGGTCCACGTAGGCGACCCGCTCGCCGTCCGGCGAGAACCGCGGCGTCGTCTGCGCACCGGGCACCGCACCGCCCAGCGCGGTGTCCCGGCCGGTCACCAGGTCGCGCAACCGCAGCGCGGGCACCCCCTCCCGGTCGCTGGAGTAGACGATCGACCGGCCGTCCGGCGAGAAGTCGGGATCCGAGTCGAAGAACGCGCCGTCGGTGAGCCTGCGCGGCCTGCCACCCGTGATCGGGACGACGTGGACGGCGTTGAGCGCCCGGAACGCCACCTGCCGCCCGTCCGGCGACACCACGGGGCTCGCGATACCCCGCACCGGACCGCCCGTCGATTCGCGCACCGGGCGGCGAGGCGCCCTGCGGGCGACCGGCACGGTGGCCCGGAACGGGACGTCCCGCACCACGCCGTCGCGCTCGCGGCGACGTATCCGGCCGTCCGCCGTGTAGAGCGCGGACCCGCCGACCCAGGTGGCGGCGAAACCGAAGACGTCCTCGCCCGTGGTGAGCTGCCGGTCAACGAGGACGAGGTCCGCGCGGGCACCGCGCACGAGGGTGTAGCTCGGCGTGCTGCCGTCCGGTCCGAAGGCCGCGCCGTGGATGCGTCCGCCCACCGGGGCCGTCGCCACCCGGGTGCGCTCCCCCGTCGCGACCGTGACGACGTCCACGGCGTTCTCGTCCACGGCGAAGATCACCCGCTTCCCGTCCGGGGACCAGCGCGGCGCCGCGGCCTCACCCGGCGGGCCGGCCAGTGCGCCCACCTCGCCGGTCGCCACGTCGAGGAGCCAGACCCCGTAGGAACCGCCGCGGTCGCTGGTGAACGCGACGCGCTTCCCGTCCGGCGAGAACACCGGTTCCCGGTGGTCGAACGGGCCGCGGGTGAGCTGCCGGGGCCCACCGCCCCCGACGTCGACCACGCAGAGGTGGAAGTTCCCGTCCCGGAACGACTGGAACACGATGGACCGGCCGTCCGGCGACCACGAGGGCAACGTGGCGTCGTGGAGGTCGTCCGTCAGCCTGCGCGCCGCCCCACCACCCGCCGGCAGCACCCAGATCGCGGCCACGAGGTCCGTGGCGAGCCACCGGCCGTCGGGCGACGCCGCGACCGAGATGTTCGTGCCCTCCTCCAGCACGACCGAGCCACCGGACGCACCGGCCCGTTCCTCCTCCGCTCCCGCGACCGGCGTCGCCCCCGCGGTCACCGCGCCCGCGGCACCCAGCGCGACGGCCACCCGACCGGAGCGCGCCAACACCTCACGACGTGAAAGGTCTTCGGAACCCGACATGCTCCTGCCTCCCCCGGGACAGCCGCGGAACCGTCGCCGAGGACACTGCCACAACCGGCGACACCCGACAGGGGCCGTTCGCCACAACGGTCCCGGCGCTGAACGGTCCCGGCGCTGAACGGTCCCGGCGCTGAACGGTCCCGGCGCTGAACGGTCCCGGCGCTGAGCGGTCGCCGCGAGAACCGCCGGGCCCGGCCTCGACGTCCTGTTCGAGCCCTGGTTGCACGTCCGGCGGGGCACACCATAAGTTACCGGTCAGTAACGAACATGGGTCGCCCGCCCGCGCCCGGCACGACAGAGGAGCCGCCATGCCGACGCTCGACCGCCAGGACGACGTGTTCGTCCTCGACCTCGGGGGCACCGAGAACCGCTTCCACCCCGACTGGATCGCCTCGGTCGGCGCCGCGCTGGACGAGGTGGAGCAGGCCGCGGGACCGCGCGCCCTGGTCACCACCGCCACCGGCAAGTTCTTCTCCAACGGCCTGGACCTCGACTGGCTGATGGCGAACGGCGAGCAGTACCTCGGGTACGTCGTGTCCGTGCACGGCCTCTTCGCGCGGGTGCTGTCGCTGCCGGTGATCACGGTGGCCGCGCTCCAGGGGCACACCTTCGCAGCCGGGGCGATGCTCTCGCTCGCCCACGACTTCCGCGTGATGCGCGCCGACCGCGGCTTCTGGTGCCTGCCCGAAGCCGAGATCGACATCCCCTTCACGCCGGGCATGTCCGCGTTGATCCAGGCCCGGCTGAGCCCGCGCACCGCGCACGAGGCCATGACCACCGCCCGACGCTACGGCGGCCACGACGCCCTCGACGCCGGCATCGTCGACCACGCCGTGGACGAGGACGCCGTGCGCACGGCCGCGATCGAGATCGCGCGGACCCACGTCGGCAAGGCCGGCCCCACGGTGGGCACCATCAAGTCCCGCATGTACGCGCGGACCCTGGAAGCGCTGCGGGACGAGGACGCGCCGCTCGGTTGACGGCAGAGGGCCGGACCCGGTGGCCCACCCGGCGGAGTTGCGCAACTGAATCGTGCGGGGTCGCGCAACGACTTTCTTGATGCGGCTCTCGCCGGTGTGCTTTGATTCGTCGAACCCCAAGCGCGCCACCGGCGCCAGGTCCGCGCGTGGATTGCCACCGCCCATTCCGGGTTTCACGGCGAAAGCACGACGATGCCCTTTCCGTCGATTCGGGAGCGCCATTGACGACCGGAATGCCCGCGGCGGGGTCGGGGGTGCGCGCCACGTGGTCGCACTGGGTGGACGAGGCCGTGCGGCCCCGGTTGCGGATCATCCGGTTGATGCCGTCCGGCGGCGTCGGCCCGGTCGTCCTCCTGGCCGTGCTCAACATCGTCCTCGGCCTGTTGCCGGTCGCGTTCGTGGTCGCGACGAGCGTCCTGGTCGGCGAGGTGCCCGCCGCGGTCGCCGGCGGTGTCGGCAGCGAGGCCTGGGACCGGTTGATCGCGGTCTTCCTGCTCGCCGCCGCCGTGTTCCTGCTCACCCAGCTCCTCACCCCGGTGAACAACGCGGTGGGGCAGCGGATGCGGCGCCGGGTGGACAGCGCGCTGCGGGACGAGGCGATGGCGCTGATGCTGCGCCCGGTCGGCATCGGACCGCTGGAGGACCAGCGCACGCTCGACGAGCTGAGCGAGGCCGTGCGCGCCTTCGACCGCGAGTGGGGCACACCCGGTCAGGCGTGCGTCGGCATGCTGGGCCTGGTCGCGCGCTACACGCGCCTGCTGGTCCTCGTGGTGGTCATCGGCTCGACGGTCGGCTGGCCGGCGGCGCTGGCGGTCGCCGCGGCGGTGCTCGCGTTCCGCTACGGCCAGCGCGGCGGGCTGCGGAAGTACTCGCGGGTGTGGCGCGAGGTCGTGGGCAAGCAGCGCGAGGTCGCCTACCTGCACGGGGTCACGATGACCGACGCGGCGGCGAAGGAGATCCGCGTCTTCGGCCTGAGCGGGTGGCTGGCCGATCGCTACGTGGCCGCCTGGGAGGCCGTGCGGGACCCCTACGAACGGGCGCGGCGGCGCGTCTACCTGGCCCCGTACCTGGTGCTGACGGCGCTGGGCCTGCTGCTGGCGGGTGGTTCGACGGTGCACGCCGCCCAGCTCGCCGCGACCGGTCGGGTGAGCCTGACCGCGCTGGCGCTGGGGGTGCAGGCGATCGTCCTGGCGATCTCGCTGGGCGGCTACTACCCCGAGGCGGACACCAGCACGCAGTACGCGATGCTGGCCCTGACCGCCCTGCGGCGGTTGCGCGACCGGCTGGGCGAGCTGGACGGGGAGCAACCCCCGCCGGGGCGGGCCGAGGTGCCCGCGGGCACGCCGTCCACCGCCCTCGCCTTCGACCGCGTCGGCTTCCACTACCCGGGCTCCGACCGGGCCGTGCTCGACGGCGTCGACCTGGAACTGCCCGCCGGGCTCTGCACCGCGGTCGTCGGCGTCAACGGCGCGGGCAAGACCACGCTGGTGAAGCTGCTCGGGCGGCTCTACGAGCCGACCTCGGGCGCCGTGCGGGCGGACGGCGTCGACATCGCGGAGTTCGACCCGGTGCTGTGGCGCCGCCGGATCGGCGTGATCTTCCAGGACTTCGTGCGCTACGAGCTGACCGCGGCGGAGAACATCGCGCTGGGCGCGCCGCACGTGCCGGTCGACCGGGCGGTGGTGCTGCGCGTCGCCGAACGGGCCGGGATCGCCGACGCGCTGCTCGCCCTGCCCGGCGGCCTGGACACGCCGCTGTCGCGCGCCTACCCCGGCGGCACGGACCTGTCCGGCGGCCAGTGGCAGCGCATCGCCATCGCCCGCGCGCTCTACGCCCTGGAGGCGGGCGCCACGGTCCTGGTGCTGGACGAGCCGACCGCGGCGCTGGACGTCCGCGCCGAGGTCGCGTTCTTCGACCGGTTCGTGGAGCTGACGCGTGGGGTCACGTCGCTGCTCATCTCGCACCGGTTCTCCAGCGTCCGGCGGGCCGACCACATCGTCGTGCTGGACGGCGGGCGCGTGGTCGAGCGCGGCTCGCACGACGAGCTGGTCGCGGCGGACGGCCGCTACGCCCGGCTGTTCGCGTTGCAGGCGGAACGGTTCGCGCGCGGCCTGGACGTCGAGGCCGACGACGTGCCGGACGGGACACGGGAGGTCAACCGGTGATCGAGGTCGTCCGCGGCGGTGGGGAGCTGTTCGCCATCGCCTGGCGGGAGAGCCGGTACCGGCTGGTGCTCTCGGTCGTGCTCATGGTCGCGCAGGCCTCGGCGATGCCGCTGGCCGCACCCGCGCTGGCCGCGCTGGCCGACTCGGCGCTGGCGGGGGACGTGCGGGGCGCGACCACCGCCGCGGTGCTCGTCGTGGTCGCGGTGATCGCCGCGCTGACCGCCGGCCACTTCGCCCACATCTTCTACTTCGAGCTGGGCGACCGCGCCGTGCCGCGCCTGGAGCGCGAGCTGATCGAGATGACCAACGGCTCGGCCGGGTTGGAGCACCACGAGCGGCCGGAGTACGCCGACAAGCTCCAGGTGCTGCGCCAGGAGCTGCACCGGGCCGCGTGGGGTTCGATGGAGTCCCTGCTGAACAGCCTGGGCCTGCTGGTGGCGATCTCGATCACCGCGGTCCTGCTGGCCCGGCTCAACCCGCTGCTGCTGCTCCTGCCGCTGGCCGCCGTGCCGCCGCTGCTGCTCGGGCGGCGGGCCGAGTCGATCGTGAACGCCGCGCGCGAGCGGTCCGCGCCGCCGTCCCGGCACGCCAGGCACCTGTTCGGGCTCGTGGCGAACCCGGTGTCGGCGAAGGAGCTGCGCGTCAGCGGGCTGGAGTCGGAGATGCGGTCCCGGCAGCGGCGCGCCTGGGACGACGCGTCGGAGGAGCTGTGGCGCGGCGAGCGCCGGGCCGTGCTGCTGCGCGCCGCCGGTCAGCTGTTCTTCGCCGTGGCGTACGTGCTGGGCACGCTGCTGGTGCTGCGCGAGGCCGTGGCGGGCAGCCGCAGCGTCGGCGACGTGCTGCTCGTGCTGACCCTGGCGTCCCAGGTGAACCAGCAGGTGACGTCCGCGGTGACCGCGTTGCAGGAGATGCAGCGCACCGGGCGGGTGATGGCGAACATGCGCTGGACCCGCGCCCTGCTGGCGAGGCAGGCGCCCCCACCGCCCGACCGGGACGTGCCCGAGCGCGTCCGGGACGGCATCGAGCTGCGCGGCGTCTCCTTCGCCTACCCGGGCACCGACCGGCCGGTGATCTCCGACGTCGACCTGACCCTGCCCGCGGGCGGCACGGTCGCGTTCGTGGGCGAGAACGGGGCGGGCAAGACGACCCTGGTCAAGCTGCTGTGCCGGTTCTACCCGGCCACCACCGGCGTGATCGAGGTCGACGGCACGGACCTGGCGCGCTTCCCCGTGGACGGCTGGCGCGGCCGCGTCGCCGCCGGGTTCCAGGACTTCGCCCGCTTCGAACTGCTCGCCCGCGAGAGCGTCGGGGTGGGCGAGCTGGCCGACGTGGAGTCCCCCGGGGCGGTGCGCGACGCGCTGCGCCGCGCCCGCGCCGAGGACGTCCTCGACCGCCTGGAGGACGGCCTGGAGACCCAGCTCGGCAAGTCCTACGCCGACGGCGCGGAGCTGTCCGGCGGGCAGTGGCAGAAGCTCGCGCTCGGTCGGGCCATGATGCGCACCGAGCCCCTGCTGCTCGTCCTCGACGAACCCACCTCGGCGCTCGACGCGCAGGCCGAGCACCGCTTGTTCGAGCGGTACGCGGCCGGCGCGCGGGAGGTCGGCCGGCGCACCGGCGCGATCACCGTGCTCGTCTCGCACCGGTTCTCCACGGTGCGCATGGCCGACCTGATCGTGGTGGTGGACGGCGGGCGCGTGCGGGAACGCGGTTCGCACGACGAGCTGATGGCCGCCGGCGGCCTGTACGCCGAGCTGTACGCGATGCAGGCGGCGGCCTACGCGTGAACGCGGCGGTCGAAGTGCCCGCGCAGGAACGCGGCGACCTCGGCCCGGGCCTCGCGGGCCGCGTCCACGACGCCCGACATGGCGAAGAAGCCGTGCGCCATCCCGGCGTAGCGCGTCGCGACCACGGGCACGCCGGCCTCGCGCAGGCGTTCGGCGTACCGCTCCCCCTCGTCGCGCAGCGGGTCGTGCTCCGCGGTGATCACCAGGGCGGGTGGGAGGCCGCTCAGGTCCTCGGCGAGCAGCGGTGAGGCCGACGGGTCGAGGCCGTCCTCCGGCCTCGCCAGGTAGTGGCCCCAGTACCAGGCGACGGACCGGCGGTTGAACGCGGCGGGGTCGTCGTTCTCGCGCATGGAGCCGGTGTCGCCGCGGTGGTCGGTGTTGGGGTAGACCAGCACCTGGGCGGCCAGGGCGGGCCCGGCGCGGTCGAGGGTGACGGCGGCGGCGAGGTTGCCGCCCGCGCTGTCGCCCGCCACGGCGAGGCGGTCGGGGTCGACGCCGAGCTCGGCGGCGTTCGCGGCGATCCAGCCGACGGCCGCGCGGCAGTCGTCCACGGCGGCCGGGAACCGGTGCTCGGGCGCCAGGCGGTAGCCGACGGTGATCACCTGGCAGGGCACCGCGTTGGCCAGGGCGCGGCAGATCTCGTCGGAGGTGTCGATGCTGCCGAGCGCCCAGCCGCCGCCGAAGAAGTAGACCGCGGTGGGCAGGGGCTCGGCCGTGTCGACCGGGCGGTAGACCCGGATCGGCAGGTCGCCCCCCGGTCCGGGGACGTGGCGGTCGGTGACGTGGCGCACCGGCTCGCCCGCGCCCGCCGCCGCGCGGATCGCCGCGAGGTCGGCCGCCCGCGCCTCCTCGATCGAGAGCTCGTAGAGCGGCCGGACCCCCGCGGCGACCGCGTCGTCGCGCATCGCCCGCAGGGTCGGGTCGAGTGGCATGTGCCCTCCGTGTCCTGGTCGTCAGTGCTCGAACGCCTTCCGGACCGCGGCCGCCAGCCTGGCGCGGTCGGGTTGCACGGCCCGGTCGAGCGCCGGCGCGAACGGCACCACGGTGCCGTCCGGCCTGGTCACCCTGACCGGTGGGGCCAACAGGTCGAACCGCTCGGCCGCCGTCGCGAGGACCTCGGCCGCGATGCCGCAGGTGCGGTTGGAGTCGTCGGCCACCACCAGGCGGCCGGTCCTGGCCACCGAGTCGGCCAGCCCGTCCCAGTCGAACGGGTACACCGTGCGCGGGTCGAACACCTCGACCGAGACGTCACCGGCCAGCTCCTCGGCGACCGCGAGCGCGTCGTGCACCAGGTGCCCCACCGCCACGACCGTGACGTCCTCGCCCTCCCGGTGGACCCGGCCGACACCGAGCGGCACCGGGGCCAGCCCGTCGTGGTCGAGGTCGGCCCGGACCTCCAGCGCCGCCGCCGGGGCGAACACCACGACCGGGTCGTCGTCCCGGATCGCCGAGGTCAGCAGGCCGTAGGCGTCCTCGGGCGTGGCCGGCACCACCGTCTTCACGCCGGCGTGGGCGAACAGGGCGTACGGGTGGTCCGAGTGCTGCCCGGCCCACCCTGCCTTCGACCCCGAGCCGGGCACCAGGTAGGTCACCGGCACCCGGGCCTGGCCACCGGTCATCAGCGAGAACTTGTGCGCCTGGTCGACGATCTGCTCGAACGCGAGGTACAGCAGCGCCGGGATCTGGAACTCGATCACCGGCCGCCGCCCGCTCAGCGCGGCGCCGGTGGCGAAGCCGGTGAACGCCTGCTCCGACAGGGGCGTGTCCAGCACCCGGTCCGGTCCGAACCGCGTGAAGAGGCCGGCGGTGACGTTGGAGACCGCCACCCGGACGTCCTCGCCCAGCACGAACACCGCCGGGTCGCGGGCCAGTTCGTCGCCGAGCGCCCGGTTGAGCGCCTTCCGGTAGGACAGCCACGGCATCAGCCACCACCGCCCGGACGAGGGCGCATCCCGGTGGCGTACAGGTGGTCGAGCGCGCCCGCCGGATCGGGGTGCGGGCTGTCGAGCGCGAACGCGACCGCCGCGTCCAGGGTGGACCGCACCTCGGCGTCGACCCGCTCCCGCTCCTCGCCGGTCAGCCGCGCGCCCTGGATCACCACCGGGTCCCTCTCCCGCCCGGTCCGGACCTCGTCGTCGTCCCGGTAGCGGACCCGGGCCCGGTGCTCCCAGGTGTGGTGCGCGTCGAACCGGTAGGTCAGGCACTCGACCAGCGACGGCCCGCCGCCCGCGCGGGCCCGGTCCACCGCCTCGCGCGCCGCGTCGAGCACCGTGCGCGGGTCCATGCCGTCCACCGTCACCGACGGGATGCCGAACGCCTCGCCGCGCCCGGTGATCGTGCCCGCGACCGCGTCCGCGACGGTCAGCGTCGTCGCGTACCCGTTGTTCTCGCAGACGAACAGCACCGGCAGCCGCCACAGGGCCGCGAGGTTCATGGCTTCCAGCAGGACGCCCTGGTTGACCGCGCCGTCGCCGAAGAAGCTCACCGCGACCCGGTCGCCGCCCTCCTGCCGGGCGGCCCAGGCCGCGCCCGCGGTGATCGCGCCGTTCGCGCCGACGATCGCGTTCGCGCCGAGGATGCCCAGGCCGAAGTCCGCGGCGTGCATCGACCCGCCCCGGCCCCGGTTGAGGCCGGTGGCGCGGCCGGCCAGCTCGGCGAGCACCCGGGCGGGGTCGGCGCCCTTGGCGAGCACGTGCCCGTGCCCCCGGTGGGTGCTGGTGATCACGTCGTCCACGCGCAGCGCCGCGCACACCCCGGCGGCGATGGCCTCCTGGCCGGTGTAGGGGTGGATGCCGCCGACGACGTCCCCGGAGCGGACGAGTTCGACCGCCCGCTCCTCGAACAGGCGGATCAGCCGCACCGTCCGGTACAGGCCGACGTCGGTGTCCGGTGCGTGTGCCATCACCCCGCCCCGCCGCTCAGGCACGCCACACGGTCGGGCAGAACTCCGGGTCGGCGTAGTCCGGCCTGCCGTCCGGCGTGCGGCGCACGAGGGCGTCGTGGTTGTAGAAGGCGAGGCCACCGTCGGACAGGCGGAACTCGCGGTAGGCGTTGTCCCCGTCCTGGAGGTGCAGCGAGATGGCCTGGCGCGGCCGGTTCGCGCGGTTGGGCCCGCTGCCGTGGTAGGTCCGGCAGTGGTGGAAGCTCATGTGCCCCTTGGGGATGACCATCGGGACCTTCACGACCTCGGCGCCGTTGTGCGCGGCGTTGGCGGTGAGCAGGTCCTCCAGGTGGGACGCGTCGCGCTCGGCGAAGTGCTTCGTGGCGCTGTCGTCCGACCCCACCTCCTCCCAGAGGTGGCTGCCGTCGACCATCGTGATGGTGCCCAGCTCCTCGTCGCAGTCGTGCAGCGGGATGAACGCGGTGAGCATCCGGTCCGACGAGGACGACGCCCAATAGTGCTTGTCGAAGTGCCAGGGCACGATGTTCGACGGCTCCTCGGCGATCGGCGGCTTGTGGATCAGGGTCGACTGGAACACCCGGATCTCGTCGACCTCCGCCAGGCGCGCGGCCACCGCGCCGATCAGCGGTTTGAGCAGCGCCTTGGCGATCGCGTCGCTCTCGTGGTGCACGTAGTCGTTGTGGCGCTGGACGTCGGCGTGCTCGGGCGTCCAGTAGGCCAGCCGGTCGGGGCGGGTCGGCAGCAGGCGGCTCCGCTCCCCCGCGTAGTACCGGTCCACCGCCACGCCCAACTCCTCGACCTCGGCGTCGGAGAGGAGCTTCTCCGACAGGTACCAGCCGTGCTCGGCGTAGAACCGGACGTCGTCGTCCGACGGGAGCAGGGCGCGCTCCCGCCCGGTCAGGGCGAACTCGTTCACCGCGGTCTCCTTCACGTGGCCGTCGTGCCGGGCGGTCCGCCCCGCTGCGCCGCGCCGGGGCCGGACGCGGTCCGCACCGCGTCACCGGCGCGCGGCCCGACGTGGTCAGTCCCGGACGTGGTCATCAGGCGTCCCGATCACTTCCCGGAGCACGTCCGCGGCTCCCGAGACGGTGGTCATGCGGCCGTGCTGCTCGCCGTCGAGTTCCACGCGCACGCCGTAGCGCTGCTCCACCTGGTGCACCAGCCAGGCCAGTTCCATCGACTCGATCATCTCGGGGACCTCCTCCGGGGGCCTGCCGTCGAGCCCGGCGAGCATCGCCAGGACGTCGTCCCGGTCGGGTGTCCCGCCCCGGCTCACCGCGGCGCCCCGTCCCGGGTGGCGGAGGTGACGACCTGCGTCCTCATCGGATCACCTTCCCCCGCGAGCGGCCTGGCGGAGCACCGAGTGGTCGCGGACCAGTTTTCCCGTGGTGGTGCGCGGCATCGCGTCGAGCACGTGCAGCCGGCGCGGTCTCTTGTACGCGGCGAGCCGTTCGGCCAGACCCGTCCGGACGGCCTCGGCCGTGGCCGGGGCGTCGAGCTGCGCGTAGGCCGTGACGACGTCGTCGTGCAGCACGACGGCCGCCACCACCCCCGGCAGTCCGGCGAGCGTCGCCTCGACCTCGGTCAGGTCGACCTTCAGCCCACCGACCGACACCTGCGAGTCGAGGCGCCCCTTGACGGTGACCAGGCCGGTGACCGGGTCGACCGCGCCCGCGTCCTTGGTGCGCAGCCAGCCGTCCGCCCACCGGTCCGGGTCGGACAGGCCGACGTACGGCGACTCCGGCTGGCTCACCAGCAGCTCCCCGTCCCGTTCGACCACCGAGAGCCCGGGCGCCGGGGTGAGGGCGGGCCGGTGCTCGCCGGACAGGTCGGTGGCGATCACGCCGACCTCCGTCATGCCCCACATGTTGCCCAGCGGCACGCCGTACCTGGCGGTGAAGGCGGCGGCGGTCGCGGCGGGCACCGCCTCGCCCCCGGTGGTCATCCGCTTGAGCTGCGGCAGCGGGGGCGGGTCCGCGACGGAGGCGAGCAGTCCGATGTGGAACGGCACGCCGAGCACGGTCGCGGGGGCGGGGTCCGCGGCGATCGCGTCGAGCACGCCGTCGCCGGTGAGCCGTTCGGGCGGTCTGACCTGCACGCCGGCGTGCAGGCCGTACAGCAGGGCGCCGACCAGGCCGAGCAC
This region of Saccharothrix longispora genomic DNA includes:
- a CDS encoding class I adenylate-forming enzyme family protein; this translates as MTKGLASTGMELAASPEWVDEILLRGADDDICLYSGGPLDRRTLRRLVAQRQARLADAGLRAGGSLALRLPPSTAYVANLLAGWRTGAQVILLDHRLTAFETELALRRLAPRVVVEPGRITSSPLSAFAEVEETVTVRDGRDAATPHAVIQLSSGSTGPSKVIGRTAADLVAEIERYTRIDGVPLPGERIVVLASMVHVLGLVGALLYGLHAGVQVRPPERLTGDGVLDAIAADPAPATVLGVPFHIGLLASVADPPPLPQLKRMTTGGEAVPAATAAAFTARYGVPLGNMWGMTEVGVIATDLSGEHRPALTPAPGLSVVERDGELLVSQPESPYVGLSDPDRWADGWLRTKDAGAVDPVTGLVTVKGRLDSQVSVGGLKVDLTEVEATLAGLPGVVAAVVLHDDVVTAYAQLDAPATAEAVRTGLAERLAAYKRPRRLHVLDAMPRTTTGKLVRDHSVLRQAARGGR